The Dioscorea cayenensis subsp. rotundata cultivar TDr96_F1 chromosome 18, TDr96_F1_v2_PseudoChromosome.rev07_lg8_w22 25.fasta, whole genome shotgun sequence genome includes the window NNNNNNNNNNNNNNNNNNNNNNNNNNNNNNNNNNNNNNNNNNNNNNNNNNNNNNNNNNNNNNNNNNNNNNNNNNNNNNNNNNNNNNNNNNNNNNNNNNNNNNNNNNNNNNNNNNNNNNNNNNNNNNNNNNNNNNNNNNNNNNNNNNNNNNNNNNNNNNNNNNNNNNNNNNNNNNNNNNNNNNNNNNNNNNNNNNNNNNNNNNNNNNNNNNNNNNNNNNNNNNNNNNNNNNNNNNNNNNNNNNNNNNNNNNNNNNNNNNNNNNNNNNNNNNNNNNNNNNNNNNNNNNNNNNNNNNNNNNNNNNNNNNNNNNNNNNNNNNNNNNNNNNNNNNNNNNNNNNNNNNNNNNNNNNNNNNNNNNNNNNNNNNNNNNNNNNNNNNNNNNNNNNNNNNNNNNNNNNNNNNNNNNNNNNNNNNNNNNNNNNNNNNNNNNNNNNNNNNNNNNNNNNNNNNNNNNNNNNNNNNNNNNNNNNNNNNNNNNNNNNNNNNNNNNNNNNNNNNNNNNNNNNNNNNNNNNNNNNNNNNNNNNNNNNNNNNNNNNNNNNNNNNNNNNNNNNNNNNNNNAATAGATGTGGAAAGAGAAaggattttataattaaaaataattttaaaaaaggttaaaaaaagcaagaaaagcttttattttgtgaattattttaaacGAAGGGTGTCtttgaaaaaaaaccattattttttttattaaaggtCCGGTCATCACTTATGTATAATTTGactttgatttgaaaatttcaaatcCATATGCATGAATGAAGTTTTCATGaggttaataatttaaaaataaaaagagggttgacttgaaaaaaaacaaattggaggataccataaaaatataaaaaaactttaaaagttttataaaattacttaaaccacataataaatatatgccAGTTTGTTGAAGATGAAAGTGAATGGAAAATTACACAAGAAAGTTAAACCAAGTAACACACAATTTACCAGAGAAGTCAtcttcacaaattaaaaaagattcAACATTCTTCATGAAAAGGTTTTCATTATCTATTAGGTATTGtttataagataaataagaagaaattgaacatcATTACAGATTGGTATAACATCAAACAAGACCACCACTGATCAGTATTAAGTTCATATGTGCATAATAGTATTTAAGAGCACAGTTTAGAAGCCATAAGTTGTTATTGCATTTGTatcttaataaaaatgaattcatTTGAAAGGGAATATACTTGTGTTGCAACTCATTTCTGGCCTCAACCAGGAAATTGACAATTTCACCTACTTGCAAAGTGGAAAATATGAGTTAACATATACAATTAAGTAAAAGCAATGAcaacaaatttgaaagaaaagacAAAAGAGAACATAGACCAAAGAGCCACCTTGCAATCAAGTAGTCATGccacaagaaaaatattatgcTAATATATTTGCGAGTATCTTGGCTTTTCAATCAGAATAACATAGTGTACAAGAAAAACTgatgttttgtaaataaacaaaccaTATGATTAAGATAGGATAAATACCTTGAAATGAGAGTAAAACAACAAGATTCTAGCATTTAGTGAAACATAGGATCTACATCACTATCATCATCGTCCTCATCATCAACAttatcaacatcatcaacatcatcatcatcattgcatCCAAGCTCTTCCTCATCAATATCAATAAGCCCTCTTTGACTCTGTTGGCCAAAGTTTTCCATGGaagcatcatcaaaatcaatgacATCTGGTGCAACATCATCTCTATGTAGTGATTGTCTTCCAAAATCATCAACATGGATAGTCCGATCATTCTCTTCAAATTCATTCTCTTGATCTATGTTGTCATCCATATCAAACATTTCAGAAACTTCAATTTGTTCAATCTCAGGAATATCATACAAGTGCCTGTGATGAAACTTTTGCACTACTTTCCAATTTTTACCTAACTTGATGTCATCCAAGTAAAAAACTTGCTTTGCTTGAATTGCTAATATGAATGGGTCATTTTCATACCAGCATTTATTAACATTAATGCTTACTAAATTACCTTCTTTATGAATTCTTCTCTTCCTACCATCAACATCATACCAATTACACTTAAACATGACAACCTCACATCCTTTTATATAATCTAATTGAATGATATCTGTCAAAACAccataaaaatcaatttcctTCTCTTCATGCATTCCTTCAACCATAACACCACTATTTTGACTTCTCAAATGAAAATCACGTTCTTTTGTGTGAAATCTGACCCCATTAACAATGCATCCTGTGTACTTTCTAACGCGTCTATCTGGACCACAAGCTAAAGAAAATAATCCATCCGACACTTCTTGCAAGCCTTGATTTCGCAATGACGTAacctataattaaaaataaaaaggaaaaatttcaataaaattactAATCAATTTATATCATCATTGATTTCAAAACTATacttacaaattttttaaaccACAATGGAAATTTCTTTTTATGCCTTTCTTCAACAAATAATGTACTTTGCAACTCAAGCTCCATTTTGTGTTTCCTAgaataaaaagtcaaaaaaatttaagcaaTTTCTATGTGAAATGAATAATGTAAATATGTACAAGAAAGACTTACTCAAAAAATGGTTCGACAAGTTCACAATTGTTTAATATATACCACTGAATCATCTCAAACTCTTGATCTGATAAGACCTCATATTTTGATCCACCAAAGGGCGGACACttcttgaaaaaattaataatcctTGGCTAACTGTTTCTTTCTCTCGATCAAAGTTTCTCTCTTCCCGGTTAAATTTAGTCTCAATCCCAGTAAGATACATAGAACAGAACATTAAGCATTCATTAGAAATGTATGTCTCTGCAATACAACCTTCTGGGCGAGCTTTATTTCGCACATATGCCTTAAGTTTGGCCAAGAACCTAGCAATtagcaaaataatttaattagctCTTCAAATACCTtggtcacaaaatttaaaatttaatttagcaAATAAAGTATAACCTCTCTATgggatacatccatctataatGCACAGGTCCTCCAAGCATAGCCTCACGTGGCAAGTGTATCGCCAAGTGCACCATCACATCAAAAAAAGCTGGTGGAAAGATTTTCTCAAGCTTACACAAAATAATGACAATATCATCTTGTAAACCCTTCACATCCTCTTTCTTTAATGTCTTACAACATAATTGCTTGAAGAAATTGGCTAACTTATTCAATGCTTGAAAGATATCTTTTGGAACATACTTTTGAATAGCAACTAGAAGTAGCCTTTGTAAAATAATATGGCAATCATggctcttcaatcttgagatctAACTATCATTAGAATTTACACATCTTGAGATATTCGATGCAAACCCATCTGAAAACTTCACTGCttttcaaaaatcacaaaactcCATTCTTTCATCTTTTGATAAGGTGTAGCATGCCTAAGGCATCAAGTAAGAACAGTCTGGCAACCTTTTCAAGTgcaattctttctttatgttcaAATCTTCTAAATCTAATCTTGCAGTTATTGTATCCTTCGTCTTCCcttcaatatttaatattgtgCCTAAAATATTATCACAAATGTTTCTCTCAATATGCATAACATCAAAATTGTGTCGTAACTTTAACGTATCCCAATAAGGCAACTCAAAGAATATGCTCTTTTTAGTCCAATTCAACTCGGTGAGGGGTtcgtttttctctttttttattatttggatgTTTTCCAAAATTGATGTCTTTCACAATCTCTAATTGTTGTACCAAATCAATCCTAGATAACTCCTTAGGTCTTGGCCTATTTTTCGAGTTTACCATCAAACAATTTGCTTCTTCTCCAAGCATGATCTTGAGGCAAAAAGCAGCGATGATACATGTAACAAATCTTGTTCCTTAACTTTCGATGAGGGAGTTTCGTTATTGCAAATAGGACATGCCAAATACCCTTTTGTACTCCACCAGATAAATCCCCATAAGCTGGGAAGTCATTTATAGTCCACAA containing:
- the LOC120282631 gene encoding uncharacterized protein LOC120282631, whose translation is MIQWYILNNCELVEPFFEKHKMELELQSTLFVEERHKKKFPLWFKKFVTSLRNQGLQEVSDGLFSLACGPDRRVRKYTGCIVNGVRFHTKERDFHLRSQNSGVMVEGMHEEKEIDFYGVLTDIIQLDYIKGCEVVMFKCNWYDVDGRKRRIHKEGNLVSINVNKCWYENDPFILAIQAKQVFYLDDIKLGKNWKVVQKFHHRHLYDIPEIEQIEVSEMFDMDDNIDQENEFEENDRTIHVDDFGRQSLHRDDVAPDVIDFDDASMENFGQQSQRGLIDIDEEELGCNDDDDVDDVDNVDDEDDDDSDVDPMFH